acagatgatacgcataattagcctacattaacccaaaactaacttaaCTAAAACGCCACagcccatactgttttcttctttttaattattagaatatagacattaagagaataaattgttatacaagtacttttacttttaatactaaaagtaaatttaaaatgaagtacttttttactttgacttaagtaggattgtcgttgcagtacttctacttttactaaagtaaatatggctctggttatttgtacttttacttaagtactgagattcagtacttcctccaccactgaaCCCATCTAAGACcattttcggagggatgggcttcatagaagcaggaagcaaatcgggtgttcaaaggacagtggagacagcggtgtggcataaaggtaaaatacaagaaaaatacggcatttaaaaaaaaaagaagtataaagacatgttatactgcggcCCATAAACACaatcaatccctctagcgccactacctgtccaaagtttcactcatgtttatgctgaTAACTTTTGActcctaagggctagaaacacatttttttcctctgattccttggctcaatccgattcgattgcaccctatgacgtcattttctggtatgcaaattttcctgCAATTTTCAATTAACCGAAAAAcatacttttgcgaactcgtcctagacggtTCATCCAATTTGCACAAAAAtttaaccagatcatcttcagaccatgccgacAAAAAATCTTGCAAATCatgttgattcgtcaaatctttttCCATAAACGcgcaaaaacattttacataacgtttgtgaaaacacacttaaggcaatatctccgcaacgctttatcgtattcaaaccaaacttggtataggtcatcacaagcatgacctgaggcaACATGCAGCGCTTCgacgcagcgccacctactgttccggagatacaaaaaatgcctatttttgcttataacttctgaaccgtttatccaaaaatcataatatTCATAGGTATCATGGCGAGTCAAATGATATCCAATTTTAGCaagtcggccattttggatgtcggccattttgaataatgtactaaaatgctgtattttatgaacgcataaacaaattgttacgaaacttggtatgggtcatcaccatgatgccctgaagtagcctgagaagtttcgaaacagcgctaCCTAGTGGAGAATAAATTTTTTCAAATGCTTATAACGTTGGGTGTGGTTGAAAATTTTTGATGGGAGTAacttttttggtctcctgaagccgagtccaacgataccacacttgccaggttttggcatatggtttgcgcaccgttgtaatttagcgcttaaaaaacatttgctgatatcttcgaaaccgctagtccgatcgagacgaaaccagcctcagaagttcggaaacataggtcgatagctaaacgccaatgcccaaatctcaaaatattgacagtaaggggtagtaaaatccaatcaatgtcaggtgtcagtcattttttacgtgtttttacatataaatgtctataactcgaccaaacttgacacacatatgtatgggcccactatgaggacacataaaaaaaattgtgggattgtgcctcttggtttGATAATAGatcaaaacatgaaattcccattgactttaatgcagtattatggtataaaatgctaatgctataatttacgaatgtatTATGGTATCGTTACTAAACttggtatgtgtcttccgctccatgtcctaaagatactcaaaaagtttcggggcaacgccaccttgtggtcaaaacttgtaataaaatgtacaaaaatgctaataacttttgattaaattagcctattgtaatgagactggtcataatacattcactggccgagaacatggataccaattttgccgtattttgcaaacctatctgtcctccatcttgttatttgttaaaaacctactttttcaaactcgtcctaAACCGCttgtccaattttcaccaaaattgaaccaTATCGTCTTCAGACAATGCCGACagatagttatggatttcgcgttgatagacaaaacagttttcatataccactgcaacagagtttagccatgatgcaaaaatttctcttaaggctgtatctctgcaatgctttgacacattgacaccaaactttgcatgtgtcattgtcacctcaatctgactacaccacatcagtttcgtaacagtaaCACCTATtagtcgaaagtgataaaccattatcccattattattgactgtatatAAAATTTtggtgctattttgcctaaattcaacttaataggtctttaatggctcattgttgcagttggtttgagacttccagccatgctggcatgtcttgtcttcttatttgcgcttggccccgataatgactgcttgcagctatattttttagtaatgtttttgcTTAAGCAATTgggatttttgttgttgttgctgccaGACAATAAATTGGTGaaaatcaattttattttagcaatatttatatattatggtatttttgtttaaatatttaaatatttcattcTAATTTAAGTTTTAGTCATTTCTATGTGCTTTTGCCATATTTAttcgtttttttattattattactgataTTTAGTTATAATTTAACTGATTTCAGGTTTAATACTTCAGCTTAAAATTATTAGCTTTCACAAATCTCCTAATAAGTTAAGTCTTTTTAAGTTAATGTATCTCATCTAACATTCACAATCGTTTATTTAGTTGCATCTTAtaacaaaataacaacaaatattttgtattttaaacaaaacattgtttcaaataacaaaaaatattttgaatagttttagttaataataacaacactgGGTGACCTGCATTGAAGAGAAGCACTCAATCTCTTTTTATTTGGATTAGTAAATAACcaaattaaacagtaactaCATAGAAACACTCTAGAACTGAGTTTTACACAAGCAAGTACCACTCATGTTATTGTAAGCTGTACATTCACTGTACACATGTATTTTCAATTCTGAGGTAGTAGTCTGAATTGATAAAAGACAACTCACTAGTTCTGGGTGGTTGGCAAGCCCACAATGTTTACAAGCATCTTCAGGTTGAATCTCATTGGATTGGTCCGATTCAGTCTCACTCTTGTTGTCTTTTCTCTCTGATTTAGTGTCTTCATTGTCCGTGGCTTTGTCGTCGGCCACTTCCTCCTCCTGATCTGGAGCTCCTTTGGGTTTGCAATTTTTCACACGAATTTTCGTCCAACGAGTACGCCTGTGTCTCCGTTTAGCCTAGAtaagcaaaaaaacaacatttgcatTAATAAAAGCTTTCTGTGCAACTTGTTGGACTGACTTTCAAAAGCTTTTGGTCTACCTTCAAAGACTTAGGCTGTCCTTCCATGTCCACTTTTTTGTCCATCTCATTGGGATGCACATTCATCTCTTCGTCTACTATGCATTCCTCTTCGTCCTGTGCTACTGAGGAGGCCTTAAGTTTCCCATCTTTTTTCTTATCCCGACTATCTACCACTTTGGGGCTGGGCTTGCAGATTCTGGCAGACCTCCGTAGGGATCTCCGATTGCTGGTTTCCAACTCCTCGATGTCCTTGTGCTGGAGTTCAGGTGTTCGTCTATGAAGCGGGATCTTAATTTTCAGGCGAATCCCTTCCTTCTGAAGCTCTGACGACACCTCTTCGTTatcattgtgtccaattttttCACTGTCATCCTTCACCAAAACCTCACCTATGTCAATGCCGTCTTGTTTTGCTTGAAGCTTGGATTTTGCCTTTTGTGACCTTCTCTTTCTTGGGCTTTTCAGACTTTTGTCTTTGCTTTCATCCTCAACCATAACATCAGTTTTTTCTCTGGTTGGCAAAGCTGCCGTCTTGCTATTTTTGAGGTCGATAACATTTTCTTCATTATCGTTTTTGTCAACCGTTTCCTCTACTGAAGTGGTTTGCATCTCTTCAATCATTGGAGAATCCTCAATAAGGTTTGATGCTTTTGCTGCCACAGCAGGACTCTTATTGCAAGCATCTTTTGACACCAGATCCTCAGGAAAACTGCATGGATGAGGACCATTGTCTGCTTTGACCATGGATTTCCCAACAAGTACAGACTGTCTTATGCCATCTGTGCCTCCAACCTCAGTCTTTAAGACATTCCCATGATGACCATTTGAAGAATTATCATTTTCACTCAAAGGCCTCTTTCTTTCAATGGGACCTTTGATAACTCCAACACCAACGTATTGTTCTCGTGTTGCCGTTTGGTGAAGATCGACAGGCGAATGCTTCCCAATAAGCTTTTGTGGGACAGCAATGATGGCCGTTGGTTCTTTCTCCCCATCAGTTGGGAATTCTCTTTTGATTTGCTGCTCCTTCAATGGCAAGACAGCAGGATTGCGAACGATTATACCTCCTGTGCTGATGCTGCCGTTGCTGTtaaggttgttgttgttgtgattGACGTTGCTGTAGTGATTGCTGACATCATATCCTCCACTCCTTTTCAGCTCCCTCTTCTTCAGCGGTATTTTAGCCTGTTGGTCGCTCTTTATAGTTCTAGTCACATTCTCAAATATCATCTCTTTCTTGTCATCATGCATCTCTGATTTCTTCGCAGGTTCGTGTTTAATGGAAGCAGGGGGCATGACGACGGAAATGGCATTCCATGGTTTGGGACAATCTTTCGGTTCTTCTTTGACAAGAGTTTTGATCGTACTAACCCTGTTGTCGATGACCAGTTTAGGCTTGGAAATTTCAGCAAGTTGCTCCTCTTGCTCTGGTTTAACAGGACCTATTGgtatttcttttttaatgtcTTTAGGCGTTAAGTCACTTTCATTGGAATTAAAGGTGGAATTGGTAAAGTCCCCTTGGCCAGATAcatggtttttcaagtcttcagCCTCATCTTGAATACAAAATACAGAACTACATGAGAAACCGTTTAGATTTGTCATCAAGCTAAATTAGTGGGAGCAGGAGTATGGCTGTAACCACACATTCAAAATTAAGAATCAGCGATTGAAACCCCACagtagctgaccactatagacTGGATATTGAGGGAGACATTCATCTCAATGTCTGTGGTGCTTACAAACCTAAATGGGAATGATTTTTCCAATGAGTTTTACCTTTAACACCTTCTGCCGCCATATTTGGGCTGGTGGGACATCCTTGCGTCTCTTGGTCAGTCACGGCTGGCTCAATCTTGGCTTTAAGCTGTTCTAGTGTGTCTGCAAGATCATTCCTATTCCTGTTTTAAGTAAAAATGCATTATTCCTTAATCAACTTCATCAAAAGAGGTATAACTATCATACTTCTGAAAAACATTCTGATGGAACACATAATGTTAAAATGAACACTTTGAATATGCTGTGAGAgtttttcaaacctgtcctggaggaggCCGAGCACTTTTGTATGTATATCTTATTTGACGcacccacttcaggtcttgcaCTCTCTACAAGTGAGCTGATGacttgaatcaggtgtgttagatgaagGAGAAGTAGGCTCTGTCCCAAATAGAACCCTAAACACTTGCGGCAATtataagtccacaagaccaaaAGTGCAAATGAAGTTTGCCATTAGGGGCAGTGCCATAgggtctcaatcagctccctagctCGTAAATCAGTATATCGTGTCCATGAATTTGGGCACTGGTAAGGGCTGTAAAGGACGCTGACTCACTACATGTTGGGACACTGATGACTATTTCCGGCAAGGTGACAATATCCTCATTGTACAGCTTCATTACTGGTATTTATGAGCAACAACAGAGCTGATATTACTTGTAATGTTATTTAATGTACATTATGGTATATGTGAATACATTATGTTAGTTAGACTGTGTTCATTTCCTATCTAACAAAGTATGtttatcctgaaaaaaaaaaaagccttctatttttaaaaacatatacTGCGTGTTGTTATGTGTAGTGAGTTGGCTGCCTtccgttaaagggatagttcacccaaaaatgaacattttatgtttatctgctcacccccagggcatccaagatgtaggtgtttgtttgttcagtagaacacaaattaagatttttaactccaactgttgctcgtataatgcatgtcaatggggtctaattctaaTTAGACTTTTTTACGAAATCTATGTCAATGGGGGTCAATGGgttttgcagtgcattgtgggacttTTTAGAGCAAACATTTCAGGAAGGATGGAAGGATTCTGACAGCCCTTAAAATGGCCGACTCCCTAATCAGTGCCCacactactgaactagggagctgattgagatacCCATCCAGGACAGATTTGAAAACCCCTTGctgtaagtgtttttttttaaacttatgaATTAATGTTCTCATAACTTGAAACTTGATGTGACCTATAATTTTGATTAACTAAACATTCTGGTCTGCTCCCCACAATTTGCTCACTTCGCAATGCATTTCCAGGAGGAACCATCCAAATCATCCTGTTCCTCAGAATAAACACGTATATTCTGATCTTGATCTAACTGGAACCAGTACAGAAGACCTTCCTTGTCTCTACCGATGGGCTGTAGACGCATCTTGTCTGGGTCTTCCTCGTTGATTAATGTCTTAAACTTGAGATTGTCGTCAAACTGGCACTCACACAAGTACTGTTAATGACATAAAGAATAAAGGTGAATctcgaaacacacacacacacacacacacacacacacacacactttacccccaaaaaataataataaatattttttctcattttcatgattttggggtgaaatatgaCCCGGACATGTTTCAGAAGAAGCAATACAACTTCATACAGTGATATCTCCATCAAAACAAGTCAAACTCTATTATTGATGTATAGAAAATAAGTTCCTTGGTAAATACTGACCTTTAAAATGCCAGTCTTACACTCAACCGTCATTTCTAGGTAGCTTTTTCTCTCCATTTCCCATGCCCAGGTGCTGTTAAATTCCTGGCACACCTGCATTAAAATTGTTTCAACAAACAGACAGATCTGCATGGATATTtccattttcatttcatttaaaacTAAAACACTTACCTTTACAAGATACTTCTCCCATCTGTCTGGTGTGACTGTTTTGCCTATCTTCCGCAGTAGTTTGACATGGAGCTCAATCAGTGGCAGAGGAACTAAATGGTACAAAAAGTGTGATTAatctttcaatttaaaaaaaatgagtatTTCAGTTATGTTCTCATTTACACCATCATAAAACCtctttttgtgaaatgtaaagaaataataataacatcaaCTGTTTTCCTGTCCCTTGCCCTTTTTCTTTCAAGTTGCTCATTAGCCTGTgtatactttttattcattctttaaaataaacgGATTAGAAAAACAACTCTCTCATTACTATAAATCTAATTTATCCAATCAACTATCAGCAATCTCAAAAGCGAAAACCAATAATTCTGCTGTGACGTTTACAAACGCAATTCTCCAAAATGACAACATTAGTGTCGTGTAGCTCACATTCAGCTAATGTTTTACGAAACCTACAAGTAGACTATTATTTAAAGTGGACCAGGCGTAAATAAATCTCTGCTGCGATTCCATTATTACAGTTATTATTGTTGTAGCATAGGAAGTTTGACAGCGGCCTGCGCATGTGCAGTGTGCGGGTACCGTCCCATCGCTGTTTATAATTTGAACGTAAATTTACAGCAGGCTAATTTTTCGTACGATACTCAAGTGTCTCTCTGTTTAATGGTCACCAACAGCATGATAACATCCTTAGCAGTGCGTATAGTCATTCCGACGGCATTCATATTCTGAGATTAATctttaaatgtgattttctaCTGGTAAATGGTGGAAAACCCACACATGACTGCTTTAAAAACACTTCGCCACAGTCTGTCTAAAGCATCGGAGACATGATTCCCAGCCAAACAAAGACTACGAGGATACTACAAGTCAAACTTTAAGTGATCAAACCCCTGATGGGCAAAGATGAGGAGCCTATCCAAATAAACAAACCCAGCCTCTCCCGCAGCTCACCCGCTGATGTATCTTGTAAGTATCGCTCCAGTTGAGGGAACGTCAGCTCGGGCAGATCCAGAACAGGCCCGTAGCGTTCCAAAAAAGAGCAGACCACCGCAAACCCGGGACTGAGCGCTGGAGGAAGAGCTGCTGTGGTGCCCGGAGCAGCCATCTTTCCTAGAGATGACGAGCTATGCTCTGCTTAGACCCAAAACTGCCCACAATACACCGCGACACCCACCCAGAGCATCATCCAGAGGGGcatcgtatgtgtgtgtgtgtgtatgtgtgtgtgtgtgtggaccacCACAATGCCACCATCATCGTcgtcatcatcttcatcacaaTAACACATATAAAGTGTTAATGTGATGATGACGCCACACTTTTTTTCCACGAACACTTTGCCAATAGAAAGAGTGTCGTGACTCATGTTTGTTTAAACACATTAATAGTTATATAAATGAAtacataatatttaaatgttaatttaaatatttaaaaaagaaaatagaacAGAAAATCATATTTATTCATTCTGATAATATAAGTGCTGCCTTAACATGTCACAGTTGTTTAACTGACTCTTCTCTATTATAAACTGTTATGCTGttgttaattgaaataattGCGTTTTtgtgaataattaaataaatacattatattttaaatataagtaaaactTAACAgaactaattatttttatttactctGGCTAAATATAATAAgcatattttattcataaattaaaacatatttacTATATTATCAAATTCATAAATTAATTACTATATTATTCGATTCATCCAATCCCAGTGGCTGCAGAGAGGATGTGGACCATGCCGTTGCCTGACTGACTCCAGCTTTTGGTACGTCAGTGAACGGCAGCCAATCAGAGTAAACGTCTTATGCGTAAGCTGATTAGACGATGGCCAGTGACGTGAACGGTGGGTGTGTCCCTCCGTCACACGAAGAGAAACAAAACACAAGCAAGATTGAGTTGCAGTCCGAGGCAagattatataatttaaatgtaaaacatttatagTGCATGGGTTGTAATTGTATAGAATTgttttttgtaatgaaaaataattaGCTGCATGAATAAAAACCTCGTTTTAAATGAGAGAAAGCATGTCTTTATTATATGCATGTAAACGTGCTATAAGCCGGTTAGGTTAAGGTTTATCATTTCTAAATTGTTTTTGTAAGTTAATGTTTAAAAAGTAGTCAGGGTTGATTAGTGACATCAAAGTACAACGATAGTGTTATACTGTAACCATTGTTTTTAAATGGCACTTTAAGGAACTAGCATGGAACTTGTATAAACATGATAGTATAATGCTAAGTAAAAAGTCAAGAAAAATCAAATACTAATAAATGCGTATGATTTGTCTTACACTCCATTACAGGAAAGCTGATCATGTCTTCTCCAGAGATTGCTTCCTTATCCTGGGGCCACATGAAGGTCAAAGGTTGCTCTGCATCCTATAAAGACTGTAAAGTGTGGCCGGGTGGTAGCCGTGCTTGGGACTGGCGTGAAACTGGCACAAATGTAAGTTGAACACCAGatcacactgtaaaataatttttcataaaAACTTCAATATATGCTTTGTCAAATCTGATTTGCACttttataatatacatttatgcatttggcagatgattttatccaaagcagCTTGTATTGCATTCAAggttattttaatgcattatatgcAATAACTCAAATAGTTGCATAGAAACTATGTAGTGAACAaccattttcaaaatgtttgcaAAACTAAGCGCATCTATGCTCCTGCCAGCATTCTCCAGGTGTCCAGCCAGCTGATCTAGAAGAGGTCTTGAGGAAAGGGGTACAGACACTGGTCATAGGAAGAGGGATGAGTGAAGCTCTACAGGTAGCACTGTGAATTTGGTGATCAGCACTGTTCATGATCTGAATATttcaattctttaaaaaaacaattgttttgttttatgtttcagGTGCCTCCCTCAACCCTAGATTACGTGAAGAACCAGGGTGTAGACATCAGGGTGTTCCAGACAGAGCAGGCTGTTAAAGAATATAATGCTCTGGCAGGACAGGGAGCTAAAGTGGGCGGGGTCTTCCACTCCACCTGCTGATGACATTATTAACACAACCAGCTAGTTTAtttaatgctgggttaaaagTGCCTTCACTTCAAATTAACATGGTCTTTTTAATAGATACTTAATTATTTGCACTTTGGGCCATCGAAGGAAATTGttttctttccttcagtgaaaatgttatttgttttataattattaaacgACTGTTCTCTGGATGTAGGCTGTGAAAATACCACATTATCACACACTCCAGTGATACAAATGAACAAAAACgatttatttaagaaaaaactTAGTTGTGAAAACATTTgattttgtgttttctgttaatttcgcacgcacgcacgcacgcacacacacacac
The nucleotide sequence above comes from Pseudorasbora parva isolate DD20220531a chromosome 16, ASM2467924v1, whole genome shotgun sequence. Encoded proteins:
- the rsf1a gene encoding remodeling and spacing factor 1 isoform X2; this encodes MAAPGTTAALPPALSPGFAVVCSFLERYGPVLDLPELTFPQLERYLQDTSAVPLPLIELHVKLLRKIGKTVTPDRWEKYLVKVCQEFNSTWAWEMERKSYLEMTVECKTGILKYLCECQFDDNLKFKTLINEEDPDKMRLQPIGRDKEGLLYWFQLDQDQNIRVYSEEQDDLDGSSWKCIAKNRNDLADTLEQLKAKIEPAVTDQETQGCPTSPNMAAEGVKDEAEDLKNHVSGQGDFTNSTFNSNESDLTPKDIKKEIPIGPVKPEQEEQLAEISKPKLVIDNRVSTIKTLVKEEPKDCPKPWNAISVVMPPASIKHEPAKKSEMHDDKKEMIFENVTRTIKSDQQAKIPLKKRELKRSGGYDVSNHYSNVNHNNNNLNSNGSISTGGIIVRNPAVLPLKEQQIKREFPTDGEKEPTAIIAVPQKLIGKHSPVDLHQTATREQYVGVGVIKGPIERKRPLSENDNSSNGHHGNVLKTEVGGTDGIRQSVLVGKSMVKADNGPHPCSFPEDLVSKDACNKSPAVAAKASNLIEDSPMIEEMQTTSVEETVDKNDNEENVIDLKNSKTAALPTREKTDVMVEDESKDKSLKSPRKRRSQKAKSKLQAKQDGIDIGEVLVKDDSEKIGHNDNEEVSSELQKEGIRLKIKIPLHRRTPELQHKDIEELETSNRRSLRRSARICKPSPKVVDSRDKKKDGKLKASSVAQDEEECIVDEEMNVHPNEMDKKVDMEGQPKSLKAKRRHRRTRWTKIRVKNCKPKGAPDQEEEVADDKATDNEDTKSERKDNKSETESDQSNEIQPEDACKHCGLANHPELILLCDMCDSGYHTACLRPPLMIIPDGEWFCPPCQHKLLCERLEEQLQNLDTALKKKERAERRRERLVYVGISVENIIPTPDGDEDAMTEKKKDAKKNKNLGRRSTRMKKSISYRFDDFDEAIDEAIEEDLQESDGGGAGRAKPVATVPSQQRNTVSRESRRLAKPLAPRKKKRRRLNDLDSDSTVDEEESEDEFQLSDSLEEEDFVVSGDGASDGEVGSEWCSGDSGAEKRPSSRRTGRTALTQRSRRSKRRPPARRRGSSEEDLLDSEEEEEEEEMETEGSNEFSDSDVDVNRRRPRRSQNSQVNYYETSESEGSRKAPDQKHPSLPHRRRLSSSNSEESTLSKDFEPKESLKRSERGQKCEPAREDSKPRHKLIKRTQQKSSSEDEEEDRGDTEDSEDDEQPHRKRSHRIETDEDEEEEEENTHRNVRWKHTARKTAGARGPGRYNGLVPLRTAAQDDDDDEDEEEFTGVTDLVNFVFDSEQLS
- the aamdc gene encoding mth938 domain-containing protein; this translates as MSSPEIASLSWGHMKVKGCSASYKDCKVWPGGSRAWDWRETGTNHSPGVQPADLEEVLRKGVQTLVIGRGMSEALQVPPSTLDYVKNQGVDIRVFQTEQAVKEYNALAGQGAKVGGVFHSTC
- the rsf1a gene encoding remodeling and spacing factor 1 isoform X1, producing the protein MAAPGTTAALPPALSPGFAVVCSFLERYGPVLDLPELTFPQLERYLQDTSAVPLPLIELHVKLLRKIGKTVTPDRWEKYLVKICLFVETILMQVCQEFNSTWAWEMERKSYLEMTVECKTGILKYLCECQFDDNLKFKTLINEEDPDKMRLQPIGRDKEGLLYWFQLDQDQNIRVYSEEQDDLDGSSWKCIAKNRNDLADTLEQLKAKIEPAVTDQETQGCPTSPNMAAEGVKDEAEDLKNHVSGQGDFTNSTFNSNESDLTPKDIKKEIPIGPVKPEQEEQLAEISKPKLVIDNRVSTIKTLVKEEPKDCPKPWNAISVVMPPASIKHEPAKKSEMHDDKKEMIFENVTRTIKSDQQAKIPLKKRELKRSGGYDVSNHYSNVNHNNNNLNSNGSISTGGIIVRNPAVLPLKEQQIKREFPTDGEKEPTAIIAVPQKLIGKHSPVDLHQTATREQYVGVGVIKGPIERKRPLSENDNSSNGHHGNVLKTEVGGTDGIRQSVLVGKSMVKADNGPHPCSFPEDLVSKDACNKSPAVAAKASNLIEDSPMIEEMQTTSVEETVDKNDNEENVIDLKNSKTAALPTREKTDVMVEDESKDKSLKSPRKRRSQKAKSKLQAKQDGIDIGEVLVKDDSEKIGHNDNEEVSSELQKEGIRLKIKIPLHRRTPELQHKDIEELETSNRRSLRRSARICKPSPKVVDSRDKKKDGKLKASSVAQDEEECIVDEEMNVHPNEMDKKVDMEGQPKSLKAKRRHRRTRWTKIRVKNCKPKGAPDQEEEVADDKATDNEDTKSERKDNKSETESDQSNEIQPEDACKHCGLANHPELILLCDMCDSGYHTACLRPPLMIIPDGEWFCPPCQHKLLCERLEEQLQNLDTALKKKERAERRRERLVYVGISVENIIPTPDGDEDAMTEKKKDAKKNKNLGRRSTRMKKSISYRFDDFDEAIDEAIEEDLQESDGGGAGRAKPVATVPSQQRNTVSRESRRLAKPLAPRKKKRRRLNDLDSDSTVDEEESEDEFQLSDSLEEEDFVVSGDGASDGEVGSEWCSGDSGAEKRPSSRRTGRTALTQRSRRSKRRPPARRRGSSEEDLLDSEEEEEEEEMETEGSNEFSDSDVDVNRRRPRRSQNSQVNYYETSESEGSRKAPDQKHPSLPHRRRLSSSNSEESTLSKDFEPKESLKRSERGQKCEPAREDSKPRHKLIKRTQQKSSSEDEEEDRGDTEDSEDDEQPHRKRSHRIETDEDEEEEEENTHRNVRWKHTARKTAGARGPGRYNGLVPLRTAAQDDDDDEDEEEFTGVTDLVNFVFDSEQLS